The window TAATTATCTCAGCGATGCTAGCCGCCAAAGCCGTTTAGGCAGTTACGAACAACAGCGCTATGACGCTCGCATTGATGCGCTTCGAAAACTACAATTACGCGATCAAAATGCAAAACCGTAAGGAATTAAAATAATGACGGATCCAATTAAGATTTACCACAACCCACGTTGCTCTAAAAGCCGTGAAACCTTAGCCCTTTTAACAGATAAAGGCATCACGCCAACCGTGGTTGAATATTTAAATACTCCTCCAAGCGCGGCTGAAATCAAAAAACTGCTTAAAATGCTAGGGTTCAAAGACGCACGCCAATTAATGCGTACCAAAGAAGAGTTATATAAAGAGTTAAAATTAGCCGATGACTCTTTAACTCAAGATCAACTCATCAAAGCGATGCATGAAAACCCTAAGTTGATTGAGCGCCCTATCGTTGTTAATGGGGATAAAGCACGTTTAGGCCGTCCACCTGAGCAGGTGTGTGAAATTTTATAATCTCTGTTTTGGCAGCTATATAGCTGCCAACTCATTTAATCGGTTAGAGTTTTAAA is drawn from Providencia huaxiensis and contains these coding sequences:
- the arsC gene encoding arsenate reductase (glutaredoxin) (This arsenate reductase requires both glutathione and glutaredoxin to convert arsenate to arsenite, after which the efflux transporter formed by ArsA and ArsB can extrude the arsenite from the cell, providing resistance.); translated protein: MTDPIKIYHNPRCSKSRETLALLTDKGITPTVVEYLNTPPSAAEIKKLLKMLGFKDARQLMRTKEELYKELKLADDSLTQDQLIKAMHENPKLIERPIVVNGDKARLGRPPEQVCEIL